ACAGCTCCTGCCGCCACATTTTTAGCTATCTTGGCCAATTCGTGATATTTATCGGTTATCAGATCAATAGCAGCTTCTATAGCTGTATTTATCATTTCAGCAACTATAACCAATGCTATTGTTATAAAAAGTACTAAGGTCTCCATCTTAGATAGATTACAGAATATGCTGAAAAACAATACAAATATAGCAATTATAAAATGTATTCTCATATTTCTTTCATTTCTTAAAGTATAAATTATACCTTCAAAGGCATAATTAAAGCTATCTAATATTTTTTTTGCTTTCATAAAATTTCACCATTATTATCTTAATATACCCAATAAGTCTAATACCTTTTCTTCTTTCTGTCTCATCTCCTTAGTATTTTCATCAGTATCATGGTCATAACCAAATAAATGAAACATACTATGGGCAGTAAGAAAAGCCGTTTCCCTTATAAAGGAATGTCCATATTGTATAGATTGCTCTTTAGCCTTTTCTAAGGATATAACAATATCACCCAATACTACTACACCATCTTCACCTTTTAATAATTGAATATTATCATATTGGGGGAAAGAAAGAACATCTGTTTCTTTATCAATCCCTCGGAACTCATTATTTAAATACTTTATTTCCTCATTATCCACAAAAGAGATACTAACTTCTACATCTTTATCAATATTCTCTACTTCCAAAGATTTTTCAATAACTTTTTTTAACAACCCATTGAGTTCATCTTCATACTGAATTATATCTTGATTATCTATTATATCTATGTTTATCAATTAGAAACCTCCAATTCTTTATTTTCTTCATTGTCCAATTCAGGATATTCTATTCTTTCATGGAATATTCCCATTAATATGCTCACAAAAGTCCTTTTAATAGTTTCTAAATCCTTAAAGGTCAAATGACAATCCTGAAGCTGCTCTTCATTAAACTTTCCTTCTATTATCTTTTTAACTAATTCTTCAATATTCTTTTTAGTTGGTTCAGACAAGCTTCTAACAGCTGCCTCAACGGAATCAGCCATCATCACAATTGCAGCTTCCTTTGATTTAGGCTTAGGCCCCTTATATTTAAAATCATCGGAATTAATACTTGCCGATTCATTTTCATCATTCAATGCTTTATGATAAAAATACTTTACTAAGGTTTCACCATGATGCTGCTCAATTATATCAATAATATCCTTAGGGATTTTATGCTCATGTGCAAGCTGTACCCCATCATGAACATGATTTCTAATAATATTGGAACTTAAAAATGGAGAAATCTTATCATGGGGATTGTCGGAAGTAAGCTGATTCTCTTTAAAGAAATATGGTCTTTTAAGCTTTCCAATATCATGATAATAGGATCCAACCCTTGCAAGCAAGCTATTACAGCCTATGGCCTGAGCCGCCGATTCACTTAAGTTCCCAACTATAATACTATGGTGATAGGTTCCAGGTGCTTCAACAAGCAATCTCTTAAGAATTGGATGATTTGGATTCGATAGCTCCAATAGCTTAATTGGAGTCAATATATCAAACATGTACTCCCATAGGGGTAAAGAACCTATTGTTAATACTGAACAAAACACCCCATTAAGTATACCATAAAAGCCATATATTAGAATATCTTTTACAGCAAATCCATTAATCAAACCAAAACCTATTATAACAATAGAATTTGTCAAGCTTACCAGCAGCCCAGAAATAATTATTTTTGACCTTTGATGTGCATTGGATGCACTCATAGCCGCAACAGTTCCACTGATAAGCAACGTAATAAATACTATAAGACTATTGTTTGTTGATAATGTAATTACTACAGTTAGAAATATGTTTAATACAATAGCCACAGTGGGATTGATTAGTATCCCTATGAGCATGGAAGCAGAAGATATTGGTATGAGATAGCTTGATATGCTATTTAATGGCTTAGCCATAAGAAATACTGATAAAAATACTATCACAATCAAATATAAATTAGAAATTTTACTAACCAATTTCTCATTAAAGGTATAAATATAAGAAAAGATTATCAGCTCAAGGATTAAAATGATAAGTACTACTCCTATAAAAGGTTTTATATCCTTCTTCTTTTCTTGATTTATTAAACCCGCTTCCATCAATAGCTTATAATGCTTTTCAGTTATTTCTTCTTCTTCGTTAACAATTATTTGACCTCTTTTTATATAGACTTTATCCACTTTTTTTATGGCTTCATTTATTTTTTCTTGTGTCAATTTCTGATCCAAATAGGTATTTTCTTTAATGGAACTATTAACAATTTTTATCCCGATACCCTTTAGTTTTTCTGATATACCTTCTAAAGACATATAATATTCTTCAATCTTTTTTTTCTTATTATCTAATTCTTCTTTTTTTATACCAGTAGTCATTACTTGCATAATAAACTCATAGGTGTATTTTTCAAAATTTTTAATGGTCTCTTCTTTTGTATTTAGTAATACACTCAAATCATGTTTGCTAAGATCGAAATTATTATATTGCTGCAGCTCATTGATAACTTCATTAGAACTTTCTTTAGATAATTCACCTAAGCTTTTTACCTCATATAGATGCTTAAAAAAAACTTCAATATTGTTTTTAATATTTATTTGTATAGTTGGATCAACTTCTTGCCTAGGTTCTACTAAATTGATGGCCTTCTCTATTTCCTTAGCAGTCGCTTCCTTATCTTCTATATCTATTGGAGATCTTATGTCTGAGGGAGCCACTTGACCAACTTTAATATCATACTTTTTTGGTGATACTGTGGAGTAATAGGTGAAAAATATTATTATAAAAAATAGTAAAGATAGAATAATCCCATTAAAAATTTTGTTTTTAGCAATTTTACTTGTAAGACCTTTGCGTAAAAGCCTGTCCAATCTTTTAAGAAAAGCCACGAAGTTCACCCCTTTTTTTATGTGAAACATGGTCAAAATACCACTTTATTATTTAAGGCTTGTCAAGTCATTTCTATAAACTACTAGTCTACTTTTTCTTTTTAATGGCTTTATTTTCATATGAATCATATGCCTTTATTATCTTTTGAACTAACCCATGCCTTACTACATCCTTTGCAGTTAGGTATATGAACCTTATTCCTTTTACGTCCTTTAAAACCTCTACAGCTTGCTTAAGTCCTGATTGTTTTCCCTTTGGTAAATCCATTTGTGTAATGTCACCATTTATAACGGTTTTTGATCCAAATCCAATTCTTGTCAAAAACATTTTCATTTGAGCCCTAGTAGTATTCTGAGCTTCATCTAAAATTATAAAGGAATCATCTAAAGTTCTCCCCCTCATATATGCTAGGGGAGCTACTTCTATCATTCCCTTTTCCTTATATTTTAAATATGTCTCTCCTCCTAGGATATCATATAGGGCATCATAAAGTGGCCTAAGATAGGGATCAACCTTCATCTGAAGGTCCCCGGGAAGAAATCCAAGACTTTCACCGGCTTCAACTGCTGGACGTGTTAAAATAATCCTACTAACCTCTTTATTTTTAAAGGCTTTAACCGCCATAGCCACAGCTAAGTAACTTTTACCCGTTCCCGCGGGCCCTACCCCAAATACAATGTCATTATTTTTAATGGCATCAATATATTTTTGCTGACCTAATGTCTTAGGCTTAATATATTTCCCCCTTGAAGTCACACAAACAATATCGCCAATTAATTCATCGATTTTATCCCCTTCGCCCTCATTAAATAAGCTTATCAGATACATTATTTTTTGCTTATCTAGCTTTTCACCAGACTTTATCAAGTCTATCATTTTCTCTAAAACCTTAATGGCAAGGCTTATTCTTATTTCATCTCCAAGTATTACCAAATCACCTTCCCGTGATACTACATGCACCCCATATTTTTCTTCAATCATTTTAATATTTTCGTCTAAATTTCCGAACAATTCATCTAAAAAATTTATATTCCCAATTTTTATTCTTTTTTCGTTTTGTGTTCCCAATATTACTCCTCCTCATGTGCGTTAAATCTTTGTTCAATTCCAATGGACTCTAATACTTCAATTGTTAAATGACCACAAATTGTATTGGATTCTTTTCTGAAGTCAATAGTTTTCTTCAATATTTTTGCTTCCTCTGGTATTTCTTTTATAAGGTTAACAACTAGAAAATCCTTTAATGATTTTTTAAGTGCATCCTCAGATACCTTTTTCTTTTTCTCAATTATTTCATAATATTCCTCAATAACAATTTCTACAGGAATCTTAATTTTCCTCCATTTTGTTAGACTTTTATTTTTTGTTTCGATAATATATTTGTCATAGGGTGCATTACCCTTTGAGATCGTAAAAGATGTTTTTCCAATCTTAATAATTCTTTTAGTGAACTTTCTACCGGTTTTGACCTTTGATACTTTATAAATAGGTATTTTATGGGCTTTTTCATAGAATGTTCTAGCATGAATTTCGCCGATAGAATGAACTATCCTCATTATTCCCTCTTCTCTTTCTATTTTACCACTAATTAATATCTGATTTTTCTTTACTATATCTCCTTTTTCTACCATTGCATCCCCATTTCTTGCAATGATCTTTTCTATTATACCATCCTTACCGGCAACGATATGACATGGTAAGCTTTTATCTATTTTGGGAGGTTCTCTATCCTTCTCTACTAGTTCTATTCTGATTTTAGTTCCTTTTATCTCTACACCAACCCATGCCAATTTTTCATGTTTGATCAATAAATTATCTTTGATATCAGAAGAGTCAAGATCATATTTAAATGTTCCAACCTTAACACCCATACTTTCTAAAGAGGTTAATATATCCCTCTTAGATATATTACTATTCCCCTTAATCTCTATATCCCAAACAAATGAAGTGAAGCTAATAATTAATAATAAACATAGAATAGACCCTACCGCAATGATTTTTTTTCTTTTCAATCGTAAAATAAAAAATGGATAGCCTATCTTTAATTGTATTTTTGATCTGCATCCAGTTTTCCTTAATATTTTTAAGAGTTCCCTATAGCCTTTGACACCAACTTTTCCTTCAATTGTTGTATAATTTATCCTATGAATATCCCATAGGTATATACCCTTATTAACTGCTAAATTTAATATTCTCTCTAGATTAAGTCCCTCAAGCTTAAATACAACATATCCTCTAAAATAATTCCATATTCTAATAACTAGCACCTACAACACCCCTACCTATAGAAATCAATGGATGAAATATTTCCTGCTATAATAATTTCTTCACTAATTATAGTTTTTATAGCAAGATCGATTCCAGATACCTTAATTATCCCATCCTTCATCTTTACTCTTATATTTTCATTAGAATACTCTATAATCCCCTTATGATTCTCAATACTTACTTGTAAATTACCTACAAAGGTTATTCTAGGTAAGTCCAGCAGTATATCCTTTGGAATTTCCAGTATATCCGATATATTTGACTTTACTTTGGACATTCTTTCTTCCTTCATATTCCTATCCCCCTTAGGACAAAGACGTCTATTACGCTTTGTAGTTGCAAGTTCCATGTTCCTATAATTAATTGTATGCCCACATATAAACCTGTATTACTTGTAATATATAGTCCTTGAAGTCATGGATTTCAAAAAAATAAACCTCTATATTGAGGTTATCAATAATGTACTCTAATCAGCCAGTACTTTATACCCTTATCATTCCATCCTAGATCCCATGGAACTCTATACCTGTCAGTATTATGACTGTGAACATAGGCATATCCCTTTGAATCTGCCCCTGTAACAACTGAAATATGTGTTACCTTCCCTTTTTTTACATATGCGATAAAGTCACCGGGCATTAATTTATAGGAAGCTTTATATACCTGCTCATAGGTACCATAGGCTATTTTTGAGGCCCTATTACTGTACAGCATATAATTTTTAAAAGCTTGAGCATTCACCCATGCCTTGCTTCCCCCTTTATCATATTTCCATGAATATGACTTTCTGAACTTACCACCCTCATGTAGAATCTGGGATGCGAAATT
The Maledivibacter sp. DNA segment above includes these coding regions:
- a CDS encoding PhoH family protein, which codes for MGTQNEKRIKIGNINFLDELFGNLDENIKMIEEKYGVHVVSREGDLVILGDEIRISLAIKVLEKMIDLIKSGEKLDKQKIMYLISLFNEGEGDKIDELIGDIVCVTSRGKYIKPKTLGQQKYIDAIKNNDIVFGVGPAGTGKSYLAVAMAVKAFKNKEVSRIILTRPAVEAGESLGFLPGDLQMKVDPYLRPLYDALYDILGGETYLKYKEKGMIEVAPLAYMRGRTLDDSFIILDEAQNTTRAQMKMFLTRIGFGSKTVINGDITQMDLPKGKQSGLKQAVEVLKDVKGIRFIYLTAKDVVRHGLVQKIIKAYDSYENKAIKKKK
- the ybeY gene encoding rRNA maturation RNase YbeY, producing the protein MDIIDNQDIIQYEDELNGLLKKVIEKSLEVENIDKDVEVSISFVDNEEIKYLNNEFRGIDKETDVLSFPQYDNIQLLKGEDGVVVLGDIVISLEKAKEQSIQYGHSFIRETAFLTAHSMFHLFGYDHDTDENTKEMRQKEEKVLDLLGILR
- a CDS encoding HDIG domain-containing protein, with amino-acid sequence MAFLKRLDRLLRKGLTSKIAKNKIFNGIILSLLFFIIIFFTYYSTVSPKKYDIKVGQVAPSDIRSPIDIEDKEATAKEIEKAINLVEPRQEVDPTIQINIKNNIEVFFKHLYEVKSLGELSKESSNEVINELQQYNNFDLSKHDLSVLLNTKEETIKNFEKYTYEFIMQVMTTGIKKEELDNKKKKIEEYYMSLEGISEKLKGIGIKIVNSSIKENTYLDQKLTQEKINEAIKKVDKVYIKRGQIIVNEEEEITEKHYKLLMEAGLINQEKKKDIKPFIGVVLIILILELIIFSYIYTFNEKLVSKISNLYLIVIVFLSVFLMAKPLNSISSYLIPISSASMLIGILINPTVAIVLNIFLTVVITLSTNNSLIVFITLLISGTVAAMSASNAHQRSKIIISGLLVSLTNSIVIIGFGLINGFAVKDILIYGFYGILNGVFCSVLTIGSLPLWEYMFDILTPIKLLELSNPNHPILKRLLVEAPGTYHHSIIVGNLSESAAQAIGCNSLLARVGSYYHDIGKLKRPYFFKENQLTSDNPHDKISPFLSSNIIRNHVHDGVQLAHEHKIPKDIIDIIEQHHGETLVKYFYHKALNDENESASINSDDFKYKGPKPKSKEAAIVMMADSVEAAVRSLSEPTKKNIEELVKKIIEGKFNEEQLQDCHLTFKDLETIKRTFVSILMGIFHERIEYPELDNEENKELEVSN
- the yqfD gene encoding sporulation protein YqfD; this encodes MLVIRIWNYFRGYVVFKLEGLNLERILNLAVNKGIYLWDIHRINYTTIEGKVGVKGYRELLKILRKTGCRSKIQLKIGYPFFILRLKRKKIIAVGSILCLLLIISFTSFVWDIEIKGNSNISKRDILTSLESMGVKVGTFKYDLDSSDIKDNLLIKHEKLAWVGVEIKGTKIRIELVEKDREPPKIDKSLPCHIVAGKDGIIEKIIARNGDAMVEKGDIVKKNQILISGKIEREEGIMRIVHSIGEIHARTFYEKAHKIPIYKVSKVKTGRKFTKRIIKIGKTSFTISKGNAPYDKYIIETKNKSLTKWRKIKIPVEIVIEEYYEIIEKKKKVSEDALKKSLKDFLVVNLIKEIPEEAKILKKTIDFRKESNTICGHLTIEVLESIGIEQRFNAHEEE
- the yqfC gene encoding sporulation protein YqfC; the encoded protein is MKEERMSKVKSNISDILEIPKDILLDLPRITFVGNLQVSIENHKGIIEYSNENIRVKMKDGIIKVSGIDLAIKTIISEEIIIAGNISSIDFYR